The Synechococcus sp. MU1643 genome contains a region encoding:
- a CDS encoding PfkB family carbohydrate kinase: MPLSSVSSLPPLRLAVVGHVEWMEFLAVDQLPHPGTIGHALRTLQEPAGGGSVVAVQMARLQQQPVHFFTAVGRDSVGEACVKRLEDLGLVVHVAWREAPTRRGISLVDGEGDRAITVIGERLTPSLDDDLPWEALGEFDGLFVTAADVPLLKACRAAAVLAATPRVRLPVLHKAGVSIDALIGSGLDSGELVDPDQLNPAPHTMIRTEGAAGGLSLPGGRYEPAPLPGPMVESYGCGDSFAAGVVTGLAARWTLANAIALGAQCGAACATRFGPYG; the protein is encoded by the coding sequence CTGCCGTTGTCTTCCGTCTCATCCCTGCCGCCCCTTCGTTTGGCTGTGGTCGGCCATGTCGAGTGGATGGAATTTCTGGCGGTGGATCAGCTGCCCCATCCCGGGACCATTGGTCACGCCCTGCGAACCTTGCAGGAACCTGCTGGTGGCGGGTCCGTCGTTGCTGTGCAGATGGCACGGCTGCAGCAGCAACCTGTCCATTTCTTTACGGCTGTAGGCCGCGATTCGGTCGGCGAAGCCTGCGTCAAGCGGCTTGAAGACCTGGGCCTTGTGGTTCATGTCGCCTGGAGAGAGGCACCAACCCGGCGTGGCATCAGCTTGGTTGATGGGGAGGGGGACCGAGCAATCACCGTGATCGGCGAACGGCTGACCCCATCACTGGACGATGACTTGCCTTGGGAGGCCCTCGGCGAATTTGACGGTCTCTTCGTCACGGCAGCTGATGTGCCTTTATTGAAAGCCTGTCGTGCAGCCGCAGTCCTGGCGGCGACTCCGCGGGTGCGTTTGCCTGTGCTTCACAAGGCCGGTGTGTCCATCGATGCCCTGATTGGCAGCGGACTTGATTCGGGTGAGCTGGTGGATCCGGATCAGCTGAACCCAGCTCCCCACACAATGATTCGCACGGAGGGTGCCGCAGGAGGGCTCAGTCTTCCGGGCGGGCGTTATGAACCAGCACCCCTCCCAGGGCCCATGGTTGAGAGCTATGGCTGCGGTGACAGCTTTGCGGCGGGGGTGGTCACCGGCTTAGCTGCGCGTTGGACCTTGGCGAACGCCATTGCCTTAGGTGCCCAGTGTGGTGCCGCTTGTGCTACACGCTTTGGACCTTATGGCTAG
- a CDS encoding DUF1651 domain-containing protein, with protein sequence MTEELSYKSVGAWLANESKQLYYQFTAHQDGSNGESIIMRSFHWRPPDDPIPQGSQLLTRQEALEKWNALKSMGWRRCAGPLQ encoded by the coding sequence ATCACTGAAGAACTCTCCTACAAGTCTGTTGGTGCCTGGCTTGCCAATGAGTCGAAGCAGCTTTACTACCAATTCACGGCTCATCAGGATGGCTCTAATGGCGAGTCGATCATCATGCGCAGCTTCCATTGGCGACCACCTGACGACCCGATCCCTCAGGGGAGTCAACTTCTGACACGGCAAGAGGCGCTGGAGAAATGGAATGCACTCAAGTCAATGGGTTGGAGGAGATGCGCCGGTCCACTTCAGTAG
- a CDS encoding chlorophyll a/b-binding protein: MASSTPNDDWFQSAAAAQIRNERFERAELLNGRAAMIGFVVGVLTEALTGHGIVSQITFGVFGCN; the protein is encoded by the coding sequence ATGGCTTCATCGACCCCCAACGACGACTGGTTCCAAAGCGCCGCAGCAGCGCAAATCCGTAACGAACGTTTCGAGCGAGCAGAGCTCCTCAATGGCCGCGCCGCAATGATCGGCTTTGTGGTGGGCGTGCTGACGGAAGCCCTGACGGGGCACGGGATCGTCAGTCAAATCACCTTTGGAGTATTCGGCTGCAACTGA
- a CDS encoding DUF427 domain-containing protein, protein MSGSVEIWIAGQAIAQDQRYVRVCETFHPPTIYLHPSAFHPGTFHPSTGRPSFCEWKGVASYWDVSAVDGTDRRIRAGWSYSNPTQAFSLLAGWISVYPRRVDTCMLEEEMVLAQPGEFYGGWISPWIQGPFKGDTNHPELI, encoded by the coding sequence GTGTCCGGTTCTGTCGAGATCTGGATTGCAGGACAGGCAATCGCCCAGGATCAGCGCTACGTGAGGGTGTGTGAAACCTTTCACCCGCCCACGATTTATCTGCACCCTTCAGCATTTCACCCCGGCACGTTCCACCCCTCAACGGGACGGCCTTCGTTCTGTGAATGGAAAGGAGTGGCGTCTTATTGGGATGTGAGTGCTGTTGATGGCACCGATCGCCGTATTCGCGCGGGATGGAGTTACTCCAATCCAACGCAAGCCTTTTCTCTCTTGGCCGGGTGGATCAGCGTTTATCCCCGCCGCGTTGATACCTGCATGTTGGAAGAAGAGATGGTTTTGGCGCAGCCAGGCGAGTTTTATGGCGGCTGGATCAGCCCATGGATCCAAGGTCCCTTCAAGGGGGATACAAACCATCCCGAGTTGATTTGA